The following proteins come from a genomic window of Trifolium pratense cultivar HEN17-A07 linkage group LG4, ARS_RC_1.1, whole genome shotgun sequence:
- the LOC123923386 gene encoding purple acid phosphatase 18-like isoform X1 yields MEQLKFILILLMFLSSTITSEYVRPLPRKNLNIPWPWDSKSKTHSYEPQQVHISLAGDKHMRITWITDDKHSPSFVEYGTLPGRYDSISEGEYTSYSYLLYSSGKIHHTVIGPLEYNTVYFYRCGGQGPEFELKTPPAQFPITFAVAGDLGQTGWTKSTLDHIDRCKYDVYLLPGDLSYADCMQHLWDSFGRLVEPLASARPWMVTQGNHEEENILLLTDEFVSYNSRWKMPFKESRSTSNLYYSFEVAGVHVIMLGSYADYDEYSEQYRWLKEDLSKVDRKRTPWLFMLFHVPWYNSNKAHQGAGDYMMAVMEPLLYAASVDLVLAGHVHAYERSKRVYNGRLDPCGAVHITIGDGGNREGLAHRYINPQPQWSEFREASFGHGELKIVNSTHAFWSWHRNDNDESVKADDIWITSLVSSGCVDQKRHELRSMLATP; encoded by the exons atggaaCAACTCAAATTCATTCTTATTCTTCTAATGTTTCTTTCTTCAACCATCACTTCTGAATATGTTCGTCCTTTACCTCGCAAAAACTTAAACATCCCATGGCCATGGGATTCCAAATCCAAAACTCACTCTTATGAACCTCAACAG GTACACATTTCTTTGGCAGGAGACAAACACATGAGAATTACATGGATAACTGATGATAAACATTCACCTTCATTTGTAGAATATGGAACATTACCTGGTAGATATGATTCAATATCGGAAGGAGAATACACATCATATAGTTATCTGTTATACAGTTCAGGAAAGATACACCATACTGTAATTGGACCATTGGAATACAATACCGTGTACTTTTACCGATGTGGCGGACAAGGTCCTGAGTTCGAGCTCAAAACTCCTCCTGCTCAATTTCCAATTACTTTTGCTGTAGCTGGAGATCTTGGTCAAACTGGTTGGACTAAATCAACGTTAGATCACATTGATCGATGTAAATATGATGTTTATCTTCTTCCAGGTGACCTTTCGTATGCCGATTGTATGCAGCATCTTTGGGACTCGTTTGGAAGGTTAGTTGAGCCGCTTGCTAGTGCGAGGCCATGGATGGTAACACAAGGAAATCATGAAGAGGAGAATATACTATTGTTAACCGATGAGTTTGTGTCCTATAATTCTAGATGGAAAATGCCTTTTAAGGAGAGTAGATCAACTTCAAATCTGTATTATTCTTTTGAAGTTGCAGGTGTTCATGTTATCATGCTAGGGTCTTATGCAGATTATGATGAGTACTCGGAACAATACAGATGGCTAAAG GAAGATCTCTCAAAGGTGGACCGGAAAAGGACACCATGGCTGTTCATGTTATTTCATGTGCCATGGTATAATAGTAACAAAGCTCATCAAGGTGCCGGGGATTATATGATGGCAGTCATGGAGCCATTGCTTTATGCTGCTAGTGTTGATTTAGTTCTTGCTGGTCATGTTCATGCTTACGAACGTTCG AAACGTGTTTATAATGGAAGATTGGATCCTTGTGGTGCTGTCCATATAACCATTGGTGATGGTGGAAACAGAGAAGGCTTAGCTCATAG GTACATAAATCCACAGCCACAGTGGTCGGAATTCCGCGAAGCCAGTTTTGGTCATGGTGAGCTGAAGATTGTAAACTCTACTCATGCCTTCTGGAGTTGGCATAGGAATGATAACGATGAATCAGTAAAAGCTGATGATATATGGATAACCTCTTTGGTAAGTTCAGGATGCGTTGATCAGAAGAGACATGAGCTCAGGAGTATGCTTGCGACACCATAG
- the LOC123923386 gene encoding purple acid phosphatase 18-like isoform X2, translating to MRITWITDDKHSPSFVEYGTLPGRYDSISEGEYTSYSYLLYSSGKIHHTVIGPLEYNTVYFYRCGGQGPEFELKTPPAQFPITFAVAGDLGQTGWTKSTLDHIDRCKYDVYLLPGDLSYADCMQHLWDSFGRLVEPLASARPWMVTQGNHEEENILLLTDEFVSYNSRWKMPFKESRSTSNLYYSFEVAGVHVIMLGSYADYDEYSEQYRWLKEDLSKVDRKRTPWLFMLFHVPWYNSNKAHQGAGDYMMAVMEPLLYAASVDLVLAGHVHAYERSKRVYNGRLDPCGAVHITIGDGGNREGLAHRYINPQPQWSEFREASFGHGELKIVNSTHAFWSWHRNDNDESVKADDIWITSLVSSGCVDQKRHELRSMLATP from the exons ATGAGAATTACATGGATAACTGATGATAAACATTCACCTTCATTTGTAGAATATGGAACATTACCTGGTAGATATGATTCAATATCGGAAGGAGAATACACATCATATAGTTATCTGTTATACAGTTCAGGAAAGATACACCATACTGTAATTGGACCATTGGAATACAATACCGTGTACTTTTACCGATGTGGCGGACAAGGTCCTGAGTTCGAGCTCAAAACTCCTCCTGCTCAATTTCCAATTACTTTTGCTGTAGCTGGAGATCTTGGTCAAACTGGTTGGACTAAATCAACGTTAGATCACATTGATCGATGTAAATATGATGTTTATCTTCTTCCAGGTGACCTTTCGTATGCCGATTGTATGCAGCATCTTTGGGACTCGTTTGGAAGGTTAGTTGAGCCGCTTGCTAGTGCGAGGCCATGGATGGTAACACAAGGAAATCATGAAGAGGAGAATATACTATTGTTAACCGATGAGTTTGTGTCCTATAATTCTAGATGGAAAATGCCTTTTAAGGAGAGTAGATCAACTTCAAATCTGTATTATTCTTTTGAAGTTGCAGGTGTTCATGTTATCATGCTAGGGTCTTATGCAGATTATGATGAGTACTCGGAACAATACAGATGGCTAAAG GAAGATCTCTCAAAGGTGGACCGGAAAAGGACACCATGGCTGTTCATGTTATTTCATGTGCCATGGTATAATAGTAACAAAGCTCATCAAGGTGCCGGGGATTATATGATGGCAGTCATGGAGCCATTGCTTTATGCTGCTAGTGTTGATTTAGTTCTTGCTGGTCATGTTCATGCTTACGAACGTTCG AAACGTGTTTATAATGGAAGATTGGATCCTTGTGGTGCTGTCCATATAACCATTGGTGATGGTGGAAACAGAGAAGGCTTAGCTCATAG GTACATAAATCCACAGCCACAGTGGTCGGAATTCCGCGAAGCCAGTTTTGGTCATGGTGAGCTGAAGATTGTAAACTCTACTCATGCCTTCTGGAGTTGGCATAGGAATGATAACGATGAATCAGTAAAAGCTGATGATATATGGATAACCTCTTTGGTAAGTTCAGGATGCGTTGATCAGAAGAGACATGAGCTCAGGAGTATGCTTGCGACACCATAG